ACCGCGATTATTATCCCGTTGCGCGCCTTGGCCTCCTGCACGTTTGAGAGCAGTTTTTCATAGACCTCGCCGGCCGTCGCTATGGCGACAATCGGCATGTCTTTGTCTATCAGCGCGATGGGTCCGTGCTTCATTTCCCCGGCGGCGTAACCCTCGGCGTGGATATAAGATATTTCCTTTAATTTCAAGGCGCCCTCAAGGGCAATGGGGTAATTTAAATTCCTGCCGATATATAAAAAGTCCCGTTTTTTAGAATATTTCCGGGCCACTTTCGCGATCACCTTGCTCTTTTTGAGTATTGTCCTTATCTGCTGGGGAATTTTCAGTATGCCCGTCATTATTTTAATAGCGTCGTGACGGGGTATGGCCCCCCTGATCCTGCCGAGATAAAGGGTCAGAAGGTACATGGCTATCAGCTGGGTGGTGAAGGCCTTTGTCGACGCCACTCCTATTTCCGGTCCGGCGTGGGTAAATATCATGCCGTCGGTTTCTCTTGCCGCCGATGAGCCGATAACATTGCAGACGGAAAGCGTTTTAAGGCCGTGTTTTTTAGCCATGCGCAGCGCCGCCAGCGTGTCGGCGGTTTCGCCCGACTGGCTGATGATAATGAAAAGGTCCGATTTGTTCATCACCGGTGAGCGGTAGCGGAATTCGCTGGCGATATCCGTTTCGCAGGGAATCCCGATCATTTTTTCAATTAAGAATTTGCCGACCATCCCGGCGTGATAGGCCGTGCCGCAGGCGACAATAAAGATCTTTTTAATCTTTTTAACATAAGGCGCGGTTAATCCTATATCCTCAAGGTGTATGTAACCTTTATCCAGATTCAGTTTTCCGCGGAGGGTGTCCTGTATCGCGCGCGGCTGCTCAAATATTTCCTTGAGCATAAAATGGCGGTAGCCCTCTCTTTCAGCCATAGACGGATTCCAGTCTATATGAGATATTTTTTTCTTTACGCGGCGGCCTTTAGCGTCAAAAACCGCGACGGACGCGGGTTTAATAACAGCCGTTTCGCCGTCATCCAGCAAAATTATATCGCGCGTGTGTTTCAGTATCGCGGGGATATCGCTTGCGATGAAGTTCTCGTTCTTGCCGAGGCCTATGATGAGGGGGGTGTCTTTACGCGCGGCGATTATCGTGTCGGGCTCATCCCTTGACATTATGCCGAGGGCATAAGAACCCCGGATTTCAGAAATGGCGCTTTGCACGGCTTTGAGGAGATTTTTTTCTTTTTTTAGTTTTTCTTCTATAAGGTGAGGGATGATCTCGGTATCGGTCTCGGATTTGAATTTATGTTTCCTCGCCTTTAGTTTAGTCTTCAGGTCTATATAGTTTTCAATGATCCCGTTATGTACGACAACTATCCTTCCGCTGCAGTCGGTGTGGGGGTGCGCGTTTTCTTCCGATGGCTGCCCGTGCGTCGCCCATCTTGTGTGGCCAAGACCGGTGTTGCCTTTTATTTTTTCGGAAGATACCAGTTTATCGAGTGATGAAACTTTACCTTTACAGCGCCTGAGAATGAATCCCGCCGGGCTGTTGATGGCGATTCCGGCGGAATCATATCCCCTGTATTCAAGTTTTTTTAAGCCCCTGATCAATACAGATAAGGCCGGTTTGCCGCCAGTGTATCCTACTATTCCGCACATAAAGGGATTATAGCTTCTTTTTGACCGTATTCCAAGAGACGGGTTTTGCCCAGTTG
This Candidatus Omnitrophota bacterium DNA region includes the following protein-coding sequences:
- the glmS gene encoding glutamine--fructose-6-phosphate transaminase (isomerizing) codes for the protein MCGIVGYTGGKPALSVLIRGLKKLEYRGYDSAGIAINSPAGFILRRCKGKVSSLDKLVSSEKIKGNTGLGHTRWATHGQPSEENAHPHTDCSGRIVVVHNGIIENYIDLKTKLKARKHKFKSETDTEIIPHLIEEKLKKEKNLLKAVQSAISEIRGSYALGIMSRDEPDTIIAARKDTPLIIGLGKNENFIASDIPAILKHTRDIILLDDGETAVIKPASVAVFDAKGRRVKKKISHIDWNPSMAEREGYRHFMLKEIFEQPRAIQDTLRGKLNLDKGYIHLEDIGLTAPYVKKIKKIFIVACGTAYHAGMVGKFLIEKMIGIPCETDIASEFRYRSPVMNKSDLFIIISQSGETADTLAALRMAKKHGLKTLSVCNVIGSSAARETDGMIFTHAGPEIGVASTKAFTTQLIAMYLLTLYLGRIRGAIPRHDAIKIMTGILKIPQQIRTILKKSKVIAKVARKYSKKRDFLYIGRNLNYPIALEGALKLKEISYIHAEGYAAGEMKHGPIALIDKDMPIVAIATAGEVYEKLLSNVQEAKARNGIIIAVANAGDRNVSKSAAETLYVPSTMEELSPLLNVIPLQLLSYYIALYRGCDIDQPRNLAKSVVVE